The genomic interval TTCTGTAAAATCAATTGGTTCAAGTGTTGCAATTCCAACCTCCCGAAAGAGTTCAATTTGAAATTCTTCATCGTAAAGTTCAACTTGATGGGAGGCTTCAAGTAGTTTTTCGGGTCCGAGAATTGTGCCTTTTATGTAGCTTGTCGTATGTTCATATGGTGCTGGTAGG from candidate division WOR-3 bacterium carries:
- a CDS encoding arginase family protein produces the protein MKTLGKDKNFLSIPEDFSNLENSKIVILPAPYEHTTSYIKGTILGPEKLLEASHQVELYDEEFQIELFREVGIATLEPIDFTE